A single Xiphias gladius isolate SHS-SW01 ecotype Sanya breed wild chromosome 22, ASM1685928v1, whole genome shotgun sequence DNA region contains:
- the cyth2 gene encoding cytohesin-2, whose amino-acid sequence MTVDSEIFMPKSKAPKMDDLDYIPVDLSPEERSELEDIRRRKGVLLQEIQRLREELREAILEVEGLETSTEGSKTLQKSRHVAMGRKKFNMDPKKGIVFLVENELLRHTPEDIAQFLYKGEGLNKTAIGDYLGERDDFNIKVLQAFVDLHEFTDLNLVQALRQFLWSFRLPGEAQKIDRMMEAFAQRYCHCNPGVFQSTDTCYVLSFAIIMLNTSLHNPNVRDKPGVDRFISMNRGINEGGDLPEELLRNLYESIKNEPFKIPEDDGNDLTHTFFNPDREGWLLKLGGRVKTWKRRWFILTDNCLYYFEYTTDKEPRGIIPLENLSIREVEDPRKPNCFELYIPNNRGQLIKACKTEADGRVVEGNHMVYRISAPTPEEKDEWIHSIKSAVSVDPFYEMLAARKKRISLKKKEEQP is encoded by the exons ATGACAGTCGACTCTGAAATATTTATGCCTAAAAGTAAAGCGCCAAAAATGGATGACCTGGACTACA TCCCAGTAGACCTGAGCCCTGAGGAGCGCTCTGAGCTGGAGGACATCCGCAGGAGGAAAGGCGTCCTGCTGCAGGAGATCCAGAGGCTCAGGGAGGAGTTAAGAGAGGCCATTTTGGAGGTGGAGGGACTGGAGACCAGCACAGAGGGCAG taAAACTCTACAGAAAAGTAGGCATGTGGCAATGGGAAGGAAGAAATTCAACATGGACccaaaaaag GGCATCGTGTTTCTGGTGGAGAACGAGCTCCTCAGACACACTCCAGAGGACATCGCTCAGTTTTTGTACAAGGGAGAGGGACTCAACAAGACCGCTATAGGAGATTACCTGGGAGAAAG GGATGACTTCAACATCAAAGTTCTTCAGGCTTTTGTTGACCTCCATGAGTTCACTGATCTCAACCTTGTCCAGGCCCTCAG ACAGTTCCTGTGGAGTTTCCGTTTGCCCGGTGAAGCCCAAAAGATTGACAGAATGATGGAGGCCTTCGCTCAGAGATACTGCCACTGCAACCCTGGCGTCTTCCAGAGCACcg ACACATGTTACGTGCTGTCTTTTGCCATCATTATGCTGAACACGAGCCTCCATAACCCCAATGTGAGGGACAAACCTGGGGTGGACCGCTTCATCTCGATGAACCGAGGTATCAACGAGGGGGGAGACCTGCCAGAGGAACTGCTCAGA AATCTCTACGAAAGCATTAAAAATGAGCCCTTCAAGATCCCTGAGGATGACGGCAACGACCTGACACACACCTTCTTCAACCCGGACAGAGAGGGCTGGCTTCTTAAACTTG GGGGGCGGGTGAAAACCTGGAAACGGCGATGGTTCATTCTCACAGACAATTGCCTTTATTACTTTGAATACACCACA GACAAGGAGCCGCGAGGTATCATTCCCTTGGAAAACCTAAGCATCCGTGAGGTTGAAGATCCGAGGAAGCCA AACTGCTTTGAGTTGTACATCCCCAACAACCGTGGTCAGCTAATTAAGGCGTGTAAGACAGAGGCTGACGGGAGGGTAGTGGAGGGGAACCACATGGTGTACCGAATCTCCGCCCCCACACCTGAGGAGAAGGACGAATGGATCCACAGCATCAA GTCTGCCGTCAGTGTGGATCCTTTCTACGAAATGCTTGCAGCCAGAAAGAAACGTATATCactgaagaagaaggaggaacAACCGTAG